Proteins encoded in a region of the Thermocaproicibacter melissae genome:
- a CDS encoding 5-formyltetrahydrofolate cyclo-ligase produces the protein MYIRNIKEKKMELRQQNREFRRSLSAETKSVLDRAILKKVLSLREYEQADVVYTYVSKAEETDTIALIHTALREGKVVAVPRCLPETTSMEFLEISSLDDLERGTYGVLEPIPGKCPPVREAKNAFCVVPGLCFDSKGYRLGYGKGYYDRFLSGFRGFTVGLCYSGCIRWNLPHGYYDRPVDVLITEKFIRRIAHGSPRR, from the coding sequence ATGTATATAAGAAATATCAAAGAGAAGAAGATGGAACTCCGGCAGCAGAACCGAGAGTTCCGCAGAAGCCTTTCTGCTGAGACGAAGAGTGTTCTGGATCGTGCAATCTTAAAAAAAGTTCTTTCCCTTCGGGAATATGAGCAGGCAGATGTTGTTTATACGTATGTTAGCAAAGCCGAGGAAACGGACACTATTGCGCTGATTCATACGGCACTCAGAGAAGGGAAAGTTGTTGCGGTTCCGCGCTGCCTGCCGGAAACAACCAGCATGGAGTTTCTTGAGATATCATCCCTAGATGATTTGGAACGCGGAACTTACGGCGTCCTTGAGCCGATTCCGGGGAAATGTCCTCCGGTTCGTGAAGCGAAAAACGCATTCTGCGTTGTTCCCGGGCTTTGCTTCGATTCAAAGGGATATCGGTTAGGTTACGGAAAAGGGTATTACGACAGGTTTCTCTCAGGATTCCGCGGATTTACTGTGGGCCTGTGCTATTCCGGATGCATCCGGTGGAACCTTCCTCACGGTTATTATGATCGCCCGGTCGATGTACTAATTACGGAAAAATTTATTCGCAGAATCGCCCACGGCTCGCCGCGGCGCTAA
- a CDS encoding DJ-1 family glyoxalase III — MIYLFLEDRFEEVEALAPIDILRRAGADLKTVGESGRVVTGAHGVSVMADLLESDVSFDNMDMVILPGGPGTSNHEKSAVVRDALLYCEKNKKLIGAICAAPSVLGHLGILRGKKAVCFPGFEAELEGATVLQDPVCVSQNVITARGAGVAIEFALALTAAVFGDKKSEEIRKSIQCI; from the coding sequence ATGATTTATCTTTTTCTTGAGGATAGATTCGAGGAAGTGGAGGCACTGGCTCCCATTGATATTCTTCGGCGCGCCGGTGCAGATTTGAAAACGGTAGGAGAGAGTGGCCGCGTGGTAACCGGAGCACATGGTGTTTCGGTTATGGCTGATTTATTAGAAAGCGACGTTTCCTTTGACAATATGGACATGGTGATTCTCCCTGGGGGCCCTGGAACGTCAAATCATGAAAAATCCGCTGTGGTGCGTGACGCTTTGCTGTATTGCGAGAAAAACAAAAAACTGATCGGTGCTATCTGCGCCGCACCCTCCGTCCTTGGCCACTTGGGTATTCTTCGCGGGAAAAAAGCCGTATGTTTCCCTGGCTTTGAGGCGGAACTAGAGGGTGCCACGGTTCTACAAGATCCGGTCTGCGTCAGTCAGAATGTCATCACGGCACGCGGTGCAGGCGTTGCAATAGAGTTTGCCTTGGCATTGACAGCCGCAGTTTTCGGCGACAAAAAATCGGAGGAAATTAGGAAAAGTATTCAATGTATATAA
- a CDS encoding GNAT family N-acetyltransferase yields the protein MIEFAQWNMRRELSALWQEAFEDSKRIPDFFLNNLFSPHDCLVYKIGTEIASVVYLLPASVLWDGKTVQAHYIFAAATAKRYRSRGYMSSLLAYAALVGAKRGDYCSVLLPSERSLSKFYQSNGYADFYRVKYVELSAKELQRLAGANVCLGKTLPGIHDLNRLRRNRLAKANGSLLWSDRMFALTTAMSKSYGDKLVCASGGQGKAYALCSLENDFCEVLEAFAADGMLPQLAAAILKESPASKYRFRLPVDDLCFPGQGDICEFGMIKPLGGRTIEEINPCNPYLGLCMD from the coding sequence ATGATTGAATTCGCACAATGGAATATGAGGCGGGAACTCTCTGCACTTTGGCAGGAAGCGTTTGAAGATTCCAAAAGGATTCCGGATTTTTTCCTGAACAATCTTTTTTCACCGCACGACTGCCTCGTTTATAAAATCGGTACAGAAATTGCCTCTGTCGTTTATCTTCTTCCGGCGTCTGTTTTATGGGACGGTAAAACAGTTCAGGCCCATTACATTTTTGCCGCCGCAACTGCTAAAAGATACCGTTCCCGCGGATATATGTCATCGCTTTTGGCTTATGCGGCTCTGGTAGGCGCAAAAAGGGGAGATTACTGTTCCGTCCTGCTACCCTCGGAAAGAAGCCTCAGCAAATTCTATCAATCCAATGGATATGCCGATTTTTATCGTGTAAAGTATGTTGAGCTTTCCGCGAAGGAACTTCAAAGATTAGCAGGAGCGAATGTTTGCCTCGGAAAAACGCTTCCGGGGATTCATGACTTGAATCGCTTGCGAAGAAACCGCCTTGCAAAGGCAAACGGTTCGCTTCTCTGGAGTGACCGGATGTTTGCCCTTACAACCGCCATGAGCAAATCTTACGGCGACAAGTTGGTTTGTGCATCCGGTGGGCAAGGAAAAGCATATGCATTGTGCAGTTTAGAAAATGACTTCTGCGAGGTGTTAGAGGCATTTGCGGCGGACGGAATGTTGCCGCAGCTTGCCGCTGCCATCCTCAAGGAATCACCTGCATCAAAGTACAGGTTTCGCCTTCCGGTAGATGATTTGTGTTTCCCGGGACAGGGCGACATCTGTGAATTCGGAATGATAAAGCCGCTTGGCGGCAGAACGATAGAAGAAATAAATCCCTGCAACCCATATCTGGGACTATGCATGGATTGA
- a CDS encoding dTMP kinase, which produces MSGKLIVVEGLDGSGKTTQMGLLEEAFHAKNILCRRVKFPAYDQPFSAPVRMYLGGEFGSDPGDVNAYAAATLFAVDRFASFKKIWQKDYQSGTVILTDRYTTSNLTYQLPKLPRSEWDDYLAWLLDFEYGKLGIPKPDLTVFLDMPQELSQKLLDKRYHANGGKRDIHEQNRPYLEACRESAHYAAEKLGWSVIPCSEQGALRSIESIHEDILKTVMAVLDKDKQVSE; this is translated from the coding sequence ATGAGCGGGAAACTGATTGTCGTCGAAGGATTGGACGGCAGTGGGAAAACTACCCAGATGGGTCTGCTGGAAGAAGCGTTTCATGCTAAGAATATTTTATGCCGCAGAGTTAAATTTCCTGCATACGATCAGCCTTTTTCTGCGCCGGTCCGCATGTACCTCGGCGGAGAATTCGGCAGCGACCCCGGTGACGTGAATGCGTACGCAGCAGCAACGCTTTTTGCGGTTGACCGCTTTGCTAGCTTTAAAAAAATTTGGCAAAAAGATTATCAGAGTGGTACCGTGATTCTCACAGACCGCTACACAACTTCCAACCTGACTTATCAGCTTCCAAAGCTTCCGCGCAGCGAGTGGGATGACTACCTCGCCTGGCTCCTGGATTTTGAATACGGTAAGCTGGGAATTCCCAAGCCTGACCTTACGGTATTTCTGGATATGCCGCAGGAGCTTTCCCAGAAGCTTCTTGATAAGCGCTACCATGCAAACGGCGGAAAACGCGACATTCATGAGCAAAACCGCCCATATCTGGAGGCTTGCAGGGAAAGCGCGCATTATGCAGCGGAGAAACTTGGGTGGAGTGTAATACCTTGCTCCGAGCAAGGCGCTCTCAGAAGCATTGAATCCATTCATGAAGATATTCTGAAAACTGTTATGGCAGTACTTGACAAGGATAAGCAGGTTTCTGAATAA
- the thyX gene encoding FAD-dependent thymidylate synthase, translating to MPKVTLLAYTPEPEKVIASAAKLCYSAAGIEKIEQGLTPEKTASFVSMISELGHNSTIEHASFTFGIEGVSRAFLAQITRHRLASYSVKSQRYVNETNFEYVIPPEIEKVPEAKAEFLKAMEEDKRHYEKISELLKEKHKQELLKSGKNEKEAAKAAEKMANEDARFVLPNACETKMICTFNARELLHFFSLRCCNRAQWEIREVAQMMLKLVKPIAPDIFAMAGPGCVRGACPEGKMTCGRAAEMREFYRNLGAEQ from the coding sequence ATGCCGAAAGTCACTTTGCTGGCATATACACCCGAACCGGAGAAAGTTATCGCATCGGCTGCAAAGCTTTGCTACTCCGCCGCGGGAATAGAAAAAATAGAACAGGGACTGACTCCGGAAAAAACTGCTTCCTTTGTCAGTATGATTTCGGAACTTGGGCACAACAGTACCATTGAGCATGCGTCGTTCACCTTTGGAATTGAAGGCGTTTCACGCGCTTTTCTTGCTCAGATTACACGGCATAGGCTTGCTTCTTACAGCGTGAAGAGCCAGCGCTATGTGAATGAAACGAATTTTGAATATGTGATTCCGCCGGAGATTGAAAAAGTTCCGGAGGCAAAAGCGGAATTTTTGAAGGCCATGGAAGAAGACAAACGGCATTATGAAAAAATTTCCGAGCTTTTAAAGGAAAAGCATAAGCAGGAACTGCTGAAATCCGGGAAGAATGAAAAAGAGGCGGCAAAAGCGGCCGAAAAAATGGCAAATGAGGATGCGCGCTTTGTCCTTCCGAATGCCTGCGAAACAAAGATGATTTGCACGTTTAACGCACGCGAACTTCTGCACTTTTTCTCTCTGCGCTGCTGCAACCGCGCCCAGTGGGAAATTCGGGAAGTTGCCCAGATGATGCTGAAGCTCGTAAAACCGATTGCACCGGACATCTTTGCCATGGCCGGCCCGGGCTGTGTCCGCGGTGCGTGCCCAGAGGGGAAAATGACTTGCGGAAGAGCAGCCGAAATGCGCGAGTTCTACCGGAACCTGGGTGCCGAACAATGA
- a CDS encoding YdeI/OmpD-associated family protein: MMDDKKKSGAELPIGLMMSLAMNPDAMKNFSQLDDEKQSSVIRYIESANTGDEARTRIGNAVDELSKGNIQFFG; the protein is encoded by the coding sequence ATGATGGATGACAAGAAGAAAAGCGGAGCGGAATTACCAATTGGCCTTATGATGTCGCTTGCCATGAATCCAGACGCGATGAAAAACTTCAGCCAGCTGGACGATGAAAAGCAGTCTTCCGTGATTCGATATATTGAAAGCGCAAACACCGGTGACGAGGCTCGTACGCGTATCGGCAACGCTGTGGATGAACTCAGCAAGGGAAACATTCAATTTTTCGGCTGA
- a CDS encoding ATP-dependent helicase, which yields MAAWNEKKLLELRRRVLEQDFQRMNDKQKEAVFHVNGPLLILAGAGSGKTTVLVNRAANIVRYGNAYHSNDVSRITDEVAEEAESYLTQKKPIPDRLRSYFAVDPCEPWRILAITFTNKAANELKERLSAMLGSDDGEQIWASTFHATCARMLRRDGDKIGYSKHFTIYDTDDSKRLIKECQKTLNIDDKKISYKTIMSEISHAKDNLIGPDEYYKSAGRDPRLAKIGELYRMYQKRLKDADAMDFDDLIMKTIELFRAEPEVLDYYHRRFRYIMVDEYQDTSHAQYELVRLLTGESGNLCVVGDDDQSIYQFRGATIENILSFEKTFPSATVIRLEQNYRSTKTILNAANAVIANNENRKGKTLWTKNDQGKKIDAYTAASEEEEASYIADTILEGVAKGRKFSDYAVLYRMNSQSNTLERVFTKSSIPHRVLGGHRFFDRKEIRDMIAYLSVISNPNDEARLLRIINSPKRAIGEKTVATAQQIASGIGEPLFYVLEHADEYEPLKRSSQKLMAFANMIRELSDAAAEGDKSLAEIYGLLLEKTGYIEALAASGEEDAQDRIDNVNELTSHLIRFSEENGEDATLEDYLAEVQLLTDIDNYDETADSVVMMTMHSAKGLEFPVVFLPGFEEGIFPGMQVMFNPSQVEEERRLAYVAITRAKEELHIVNALRRMLFGSTQSNRPSRFLDEIPKEIVEFRTSDRLHTYGLGSNSFTSFGSSSHSVFPSAAQPKSFGFPPAASTPQPKSSVSFQKGDKVFHKTFGLGTVLSASPMGNDTLLEISFERVGKKKLMANFARLEKR from the coding sequence ATGGCAGCATGGAATGAAAAGAAATTACTGGAACTGCGCCGTAGAGTTCTGGAACAGGACTTTCAGCGAATGAATGACAAACAAAAGGAAGCGGTCTTTCATGTGAACGGCCCGCTTTTAATCCTTGCAGGCGCCGGAAGCGGCAAGACCACAGTTTTGGTCAACCGTGCGGCAAACATTGTGCGGTATGGCAATGCCTATCACAGCAATGATGTTTCCCGCATTACGGATGAGGTGGCTGAGGAAGCGGAATCTTATCTTACACAGAAAAAACCGATTCCGGATCGGCTTCGCTCCTATTTTGCAGTTGATCCTTGTGAGCCATGGCGTATTCTCGCGATTACGTTCACCAATAAAGCGGCGAACGAGTTGAAAGAACGCCTTTCCGCCATGTTGGGTTCCGACGATGGCGAGCAGATTTGGGCCTCGACGTTTCACGCAACCTGCGCCCGTATGCTTCGCCGTGACGGAGACAAGATTGGCTACTCGAAGCATTTTACCATCTACGATACGGACGACTCCAAGCGACTGATTAAAGAATGTCAGAAGACTCTGAATATTGACGATAAAAAAATATCTTATAAAACAATCATGTCTGAGATTTCCCATGCCAAAGACAACCTGATTGGCCCGGATGAATACTACAAATCGGCAGGCAGAGATCCGCGTCTCGCTAAAATCGGCGAACTCTACCGCATGTATCAGAAACGCCTGAAAGACGCGGACGCAATGGATTTTGACGACCTTATCATGAAGACCATAGAACTTTTCCGCGCTGAACCGGAGGTTCTGGATTATTATCATAGACGTTTCCGCTATATCATGGTTGACGAATATCAGGATACGAGCCATGCTCAGTACGAGCTTGTACGTTTACTGACAGGTGAAAGCGGAAACCTCTGCGTTGTGGGTGATGATGACCAGAGTATCTACCAGTTCCGCGGCGCAACGATTGAAAACATTCTCAGCTTTGAAAAAACGTTTCCCTCAGCGACCGTTATTCGTCTGGAACAGAACTACCGTTCCACAAAGACAATCCTGAACGCGGCTAATGCCGTTATAGCGAATAATGAAAACCGCAAGGGGAAAACCCTTTGGACGAAGAATGATCAGGGCAAGAAAATCGATGCCTATACTGCTGCTAGCGAAGAAGAGGAAGCAAGCTACATAGCGGACACAATTCTCGAAGGTGTGGCAAAGGGTAGAAAGTTTTCCGACTATGCAGTCCTCTATCGCATGAATTCTCAATCGAACACATTAGAACGTGTTTTTACGAAGTCTTCGATTCCGCACCGCGTTCTGGGCGGGCACCGCTTCTTCGACCGCAAGGAAATTCGGGACATGATTGCTTACCTTAGTGTAATCAGCAACCCGAACGACGAGGCTCGTCTGCTTCGGATTATCAACAGCCCAAAGCGCGCGATTGGCGAAAAGACCGTTGCTACGGCACAGCAAATCGCATCCGGCATAGGGGAACCTCTGTTCTATGTTCTTGAGCATGCAGATGAATATGAGCCACTGAAGCGTTCTTCTCAAAAGTTGATGGCATTTGCAAACATGATTCGGGAACTTTCCGATGCAGCGGCAGAAGGGGACAAAAGCCTTGCCGAAATTTATGGGTTGCTTCTCGAAAAAACGGGTTACATCGAGGCTCTTGCTGCCTCCGGCGAAGAAGACGCGCAAGACCGCATTGACAATGTAAACGAGCTGACTTCTCATCTGATTCGCTTCAGTGAAGAAAACGGAGAAGATGCTACCTTGGAAGATTACCTTGCGGAAGTGCAGCTCCTGACGGATATTGATAATTATGATGAGACTGCTGATAGTGTTGTCATGATGACAATGCACTCGGCAAAAGGACTTGAGTTCCCTGTGGTGTTCCTTCCGGGGTTTGAAGAGGGAATTTTCCCAGGCATGCAGGTCATGTTCAATCCATCACAGGTAGAAGAAGAACGCCGCCTGGCTTACGTTGCTATAACCCGCGCAAAAGAGGAACTGCACATAGTGAACGCTTTGCGCCGCATGCTGTTCGGCAGCACACAGAGCAACCGGCCGTCGCGTTTTCTGGATGAAATCCCGAAGGAGATAGTCGAATTCCGAACCTCGGATAGGCTTCACACTTACGGGTTGGGGTCGAACTCTTTCACCTCTTTCGGCTCGTCAAGCCACTCTGTGTTTCCATCTGCGGCGCAGCCGAAGAGTTTTGGGTTTCCTCCTGCAGCATCTACACCGCAGCCAAAATCTTCTGTTTCGTTCCAGAAAGGGGATAAAGTGTTCCACAAAACATTTGGCCTTGGAACCGTCCTTTCCGCTTCTCCGATGGGAAATGACACCTTACTTGAAATTTCTTTTGAGCGCGTCGGCAAGAAAAAGCTTATGGCGAATTTTGCACGTCTCGAAAAAAGATAA
- a CDS encoding AraC family transcriptional regulator: MTNDEFRRSFRFSYHNSIGLAVYSCGIQKCPPLHSWGPAVRDHYLIHCIISGHGTFTCLGNKYHLSAGDGFVVVPDQIVSYSADKDDPWEYCWVCFNGSDAKRLMEQTGLLDRKPVFHSDDKKLETLLEGMCNLTGTDPGRETRMKSVLLAFLAELMDRFGSPAQPRRNGYEYVQKAIKFIEYNYSMNISIEDVAASVGISRSHLYRLFLQNVSMSPNEYLIRFRLNKAAALLETGRLTVGEAAYSTGFADQLYFSRVFKKYMGIPPSRYMAVYLNGGREERK, translated from the coding sequence TTGACAAACGATGAATTCCGCAGATCATTCCGCTTTTCTTATCATAATAGCATTGGGCTTGCGGTTTACAGCTGCGGTATTCAGAAATGCCCTCCTCTGCACTCATGGGGTCCCGCCGTGCGGGATCATTATTTAATTCACTGCATTATTTCCGGACACGGGACATTTACGTGCCTCGGGAACAAATATCATCTTTCTGCAGGAGACGGCTTTGTTGTTGTACCCGACCAGATTGTTTCTTACTCCGCAGACAAAGACGACCCTTGGGAATATTGTTGGGTCTGTTTCAACGGTTCCGACGCCAAGCGTTTGATGGAGCAAACCGGTCTTTTGGACAGAAAGCCTGTTTTTCACAGCGATGACAAAAAGCTCGAAACGCTGCTGGAAGGAATGTGTAACCTGACCGGAACTGACCCCGGGCGTGAAACCCGCATGAAATCTGTACTTCTGGCTTTTCTTGCGGAATTGATGGATCGCTTCGGCTCTCCGGCACAGCCGCGGAGAAATGGCTATGAATATGTTCAAAAGGCAATTAAATTCATTGAGTATAATTATTCCATGAACATTAGCATTGAGGATGTCGCGGCAAGTGTTGGCATTAGCCGAAGCCATCTTTACCGGCTCTTTCTTCAGAATGTTTCTATGTCTCCGAACGAATATCTGATTCGCTTCCGCTTAAACAAGGCGGCCGCCCTTTTGGAAACTGGACGGCTCACTGTCGGCGAAGCCGCGTATTCTACCGGATTTGCGGACCAACTTTATTTTTCTAGGGTTTTTAAAAAATATATGGGAATACCGCCGAGCCGCTATATGGCGGTTTATCTGAACGGCGGAAGGGAGGAACGAAAATGA
- a CDS encoding DUF1836 domain-containing protein: MSQPDDENTVDYTDITKETIDTILKWSHDIRTCNVEEWDRLPEIYLYMDQVLTFMNKQLRLYARNDGESLLTSSMINNYVKDGVLPRPDQKKYSREHLAILLVICMLKQVLSIQDISALVHTLLKSASHSEMYNRFCEAQSAAMQEICDRVDKVAPQGEAELTRLAIELSVEANARRTASERILSELARAEEKRQAAEREAEKTKDKKK; encoded by the coding sequence ATGAGCCAACCAGATGACGAAAACACCGTTGACTATACCGACATCACAAAAGAGACAATTGATACAATTCTAAAGTGGTCACACGATATCCGAACTTGCAATGTTGAAGAATGGGATCGACTTCCCGAAATCTACCTTTACATGGACCAAGTGCTGACGTTCATGAACAAGCAATTGCGTCTCTATGCAAGGAACGACGGAGAATCACTCCTGACTTCAAGCATGATTAACAACTATGTGAAGGATGGGGTTCTTCCCCGCCCCGATCAGAAAAAATATTCCCGCGAACATTTGGCAATACTTCTCGTCATCTGCATGTTGAAACAGGTTCTTTCCATTCAGGATATTTCCGCATTGGTTCATACGCTTCTAAAGAGTGCATCGCACAGTGAAATGTACAACCGCTTCTGCGAAGCGCAAAGCGCTGCCATGCAGGAGATCTGCGACCGTGTTGACAAGGTTGCCCCCCAAGGAGAAGCGGAACTCACGCGGCTTGCCATTGAGCTTTCCGTCGAAGCAAATGCCAGACGAACTGCTTCCGAACGCATTTTGAGCGAACTTGCGCGGGCTGAAGAAAAGCGCCAAGCTGCCGAGCGAGAAGCCGAGAAGACAAAAGATAAAAAGAAATGA
- the asnB gene encoding asparagine synthase (glutamine-hydrolyzing), protein MCGIAGFCDYRDDFSEEAPFLGRLVRRMGNTLRHRGPDEKGIFLSSHAAFAHQRLAVVDIEGGKQPMTAHLGGYRCTIVYNGELYNSAELRRELELAGFFFETKSDTEVLLKCYMCYGPDCVKKLNGIYAFAVDDEKRNCCFLCRDRFGVKPLFYTIAGGRLVFASEIKALFEYPGVTPILDRQGLCEVFGIGPARTAGVGVFRDIYEIKPGECAIFDKEGLHTYTYYKLESYEHPDSYEETVAHVRDLLEDSVSRQLVSDVPLCTFLSGGLDSSIITALAAREYRKSGKILSTYAFDFAGNDRYFRPNAYQPDADQPWSQKMAEYCGTDHHVLICNNTSQADCLYDAVDAKDLPGMADVDSSLLYFCRIVKRNHVVAVCGECADEIFGGYPWFHKKEAFEGHCFPWSPDLTVRTDLLKPDVADALNVPEYVNQRYEESIAEVPTLEGESPQEKRRREISWLNIRWFMTNLLDRKDRMSMASGLEVRVPYADHRIVEYVFNAPWSYKNHNGINKALLRDAAKGWLPEDIRTRKKSPYPKTHNPGYEAILRSRLAEVMDNRDEPLHILVNEENVRRLMDEKSDYGRPWFGQLMAGPQMMAYLLEINYWLKKYEIKLEF, encoded by the coding sequence ATGTGTGGAATTGCAGGCTTTTGTGACTACAGAGATGATTTTTCTGAAGAAGCGCCATTTCTGGGGCGCCTTGTCAGGCGCATGGGCAACACTCTCAGACATAGAGGGCCGGATGAAAAAGGAATCTTTCTTTCCAGTCATGCGGCTTTTGCGCACCAACGACTTGCGGTAGTCGACATTGAAGGCGGAAAGCAGCCCATGACAGCCCACCTTGGTGGTTACCGCTGTACCATAGTCTATAACGGCGAGCTTTACAACAGCGCAGAATTGCGCCGTGAACTGGAACTTGCCGGTTTCTTTTTTGAAACGAAGAGCGACACGGAAGTACTCCTGAAATGCTACATGTGCTATGGACCTGACTGCGTAAAAAAACTGAATGGAATTTATGCCTTTGCAGTTGACGATGAAAAGCGCAACTGTTGTTTTTTATGCCGTGACCGCTTCGGGGTTAAGCCTCTGTTCTACACAATAGCAGGCGGCAGGCTTGTTTTTGCGTCCGAAATCAAGGCATTGTTTGAATATCCGGGGGTTACCCCCATCCTTGACCGCCAGGGGCTGTGTGAAGTGTTCGGCATCGGCCCCGCGCGTACTGCCGGTGTTGGCGTATTCCGTGATATTTATGAAATCAAGCCCGGAGAATGTGCGATATTCGATAAAGAAGGCCTGCACACATATACCTATTACAAATTAGAAAGCTATGAACACCCTGACAGCTACGAAGAAACCGTAGCCCATGTTCGCGACCTCTTGGAGGATTCCGTTTCAAGGCAGCTGGTTTCTGATGTGCCGCTTTGTACGTTCCTTTCCGGAGGTCTTGACTCCAGCATTATCACCGCACTTGCAGCGAGAGAATACCGCAAGAGCGGAAAAATCCTTTCCACATACGCATTTGATTTTGCCGGCAATGACCGCTATTTCCGGCCAAACGCCTACCAGCCCGATGCAGACCAGCCTTGGAGCCAGAAAATGGCAGAGTACTGCGGCACGGACCACCATGTGCTGATTTGCAACAATACCAGCCAGGCAGATTGTCTGTATGATGCGGTGGACGCAAAAGACCTACCGGGCATGGCAGACGTTGATTCTTCTCTGCTATATTTCTGCAGAATCGTCAAGCGAAACCACGTTGTTGCCGTCTGCGGAGAATGTGCCGACGAAATCTTTGGCGGATACCCATGGTTCCACAAAAAAGAAGCCTTTGAAGGGCACTGCTTCCCGTGGTCGCCGGATCTGACCGTTCGGACAGATCTTCTGAAGCCTGACGTTGCCGACGCACTCAATGTCCCCGAATATGTGAACCAGCGATATGAAGAATCCATCGCGGAAGTACCCACCTTGGAGGGAGAAAGTCCTCAGGAAAAGCGCCGCCGCGAAATTTCTTGGCTAAACATCCGCTGGTTCATGACAAATCTGCTTGACCGAAAAGACCGCATGAGCATGGCAAGCGGTTTGGAAGTTCGTGTTCCTTATGCCGACCACCGCATTGTGGAATATGTTTTTAATGCTCCATGGTCTTACAAAAATCATAACGGCATCAATAAAGCACTGCTTCGTGACGCCGCCAAAGGTTGGCTGCCGGAAGATATACGCACTCGCAAAAAGAGTCCGTATCCGAAAACGCACAACCCGGGTTATGAGGCAATTCTCCGGAGCCGTTTGGCAGAGGTAATGGATAACCGTGATGAACCGCTCCATATTCTTGTGAATGAGGAAAACGTACGCCGTCTGATGGACGAAAAATCCGATTACGGCAGGCCTTGGTTCGGGCAACTGATGGCCGGGCCGCAGATGATGGCATACCTTCTTGAAATAAACTACTGGCTGAAAAAATATGAAATTAAATTGGAATTTTGA